In Diorhabda sublineata isolate icDioSubl1.1 chromosome 2, icDioSubl1.1, whole genome shotgun sequence, the sequence aaatattaacaaaatatgaagtaattttatctattacgttttttattaattgtgaaaTCTTTTGGAGGATAGTGAGAAGTACATCTGGAAATATCAGAggacaaatatttattaatttttgtttactaatcacttaatataagtaaataaatcTTTTCTAAGAAACGGATCCTTCGGATTTATCgctaaaaaaatcttttgaagatttgaaattgacaaaatagggataaaaatatacttttgatatACGGTACATAACCTCACTTGTGGTTTTAACGCTCTCaatacgatttttttcattttaataattcataaattatttgtaacacaaaatatttattgctaatttaGTTTGACaggataaataaatatttaattaaatgatgatattatttattgattattgcaAAATAGTAATTGGACACATTGTCCCAATAGTATTGGTGAGTGGGTCGTATGTGTCCCAACAGTATTTTATGATAGTAAAATAGTGAAGCGTATAAAAtacatgttttattaaaagtaaaataaatactTCATTGTTAgtcaacatttcttttttattgtatttatacaAGTTAATCAAGAATGAGTGATCTTTGACCTCTTTTCTTTTAGAAATCAGCACATCGTACAcattattttcttgaatttcccGGAATAGGTAAATAATCCCCAACATGAATTTGGTTCTATTTGAGAGAAGTCCAGTAACACTATTATCCCATTTTTTTGGAtagaaaattcttaaaaactatCACTTACATACTATTACACTtaataagtaaaataaatttatgaatagtGACACGTGTCTACTTTTTGCCAGCAGCAGCCAGGCTGAagaatttttatgtaaaagaaaaaaagcagACAGCAAACAGCACTAAAGCAGACAGGTTTGGACTTGTTTACGAATCTTACTTTACTTTTGCAATAAGGTATATCAGCATAAAATGACAAGtacttacaaaaatatatgCACATTTTCAGTCAACATAGCACAAAAATCACTGTTTCTAGCTAACAACCTTGCTACtatcaaataataaatctgcgggaaattacaattttttattacatgaaTTCAATCtctattgttataaaaatcagGATGTTATAGTCTACCTAACATACCAAATATactgtttataccaccactacaccaacactgacaattacactgtctgacacgcgtttcgataaccaagtacctaccttcagtctctgaagacgataacttggtcagacagtgtaattgtgagtgttggtgaagTGTTAGtaaaaacagtgtgttcagtatgaatatcgccaacggttccagaaattccaacttatctTACATACTGTTAAGAAATATAGTTCATCTTATTTATGAGAGATAAATCATCTTGTTTCCCGGCTAGAGTCTTCATAGCTCTGTTATTGGTTTCACAGTCACGTTATACAATGTTtcgattcaattttatttaattcaaaaggTTTATAAATAACACATACATTTAAAACATGTGTTTCGTGTTTTCAGACTTTGTGTATACTTTGCAATGCTATACATGCATGGAGAAATTGAGAGGTAATTGTTACTATGGCTACACAGAAAACATGAAAACATTAAACTGTTCTGAAAGCACCGTATGTGTCACATATCAGTCTGAAAGTAAGTTTTAAGAAGTAACTTTTCAATAGTATTTTGAGGGTATCTGttcattttactttttcttgaacattaaaatatttatttttctacgaccgtgcgttttaacccactttcccgcacgcattttagttttgaaagtgtcactttcccgcactagtgctatgacaacccaagcgtgtaattattactaaaacgtcaaagttgttcaaaacgtcttggaagtgaccgaataagtgcaatcttcttctaaattaaactaCATTAAACCGTATCCGacacaataatattaatggattcatccgacaaagaacttcccgaagccattttgaaggctgcaaatgaagctaattccgagctgatacctgccaaatccagactaaagtatgagaagcaatatgaccattttgttacatggtatAAGGAGAAGGGGGCCAAAACTTAcaaggaagaggtatttctggcgtatttttcagacctaagtaaggttttgaaatctatacattacattatggtcccgctattcgatggtaaaaagtttctCTGTGCTATAAATGACTTAAAActgttgccgtcaccgtcatcgtcatctttatgcgacctgcaaccgatgccatcctcaccgacgtcatctaccttccaattgaaaccaaataactccactgggccggcaattcttactagtctacagaatacaacaaattgtgttttcaatattaatatttataataataagtagtttttagttaaaattttgtatatgtgtgctggaataaaataatttttgaaaaatgggttggtatacttttttgtatatatggtcgtagaaaaaataatgttcctaactcatgcgtaaagtgtctttcccgcacttgaccgcttgcccgaactctgctccgcgtcgttcgggacaactgcagtcgcgtgcgggaaagtatcactttccgcacttgttaggaaaataactatttcccTATAAGAAATTACACTACCGCAACGATTATAACAACATTTGTATCTCttcaaacaataacaataaaacaagTCACTTTTTACAAACCCTAAACTTACGTTGCAGTGGAAGTTGGTTTggtcaaaaattaaaatgaaaaataattccgACACTACATGTTTCTAGGGAAGGGcataaaatatcgaaatattaaattatcgacattttttcaaaaaataatgaataaatttttttatcttgaagTATCGATAGTCGAGTatcaaattcttcatttttttaacaaaaatcacatgtctattttctaaattaataaataaaactgaataaattaaatatttgttcatattttttaacgttcgaataatttaacaatatttttgggTAATCACACCGTAAagtaaaaatatcgataaatcaaaatatcgatatttttttatactgcATAAATGTTTTAACCTAACCTTTATACAATGTAGAGCGCTCAAGAAGAGcgattcatttatatttatagctTTCACCTACAAATTTCTATGACTTTTTACGTTAGTTCAATAGGGATTTTAGAGGTCTAGAGCATTGGAATGTAccaataaaagtatataataaaatgaattatctTAGTGTGTATATATTTCTTGGactgttaaaaaatattaaaattacagatatttattttaatagttttctattgcatataaaacatatttcatacattttctttttaaaaacagGTTTATAATACACCAGCAAATTTCACATGTACTTACGTATGATCATTTAACATTTTCCCAAATTACTCAacgatatttaaaataaaaatgtcttgTGGTTTGgttattagaaaataaaccATGTCTTCGTGGAATCCGAATCCTCGTTCTTACTTGACCCTTCACGTCAGGATTTGAAGGAATTTGAgatttattatagtgaaaaattatttttggggGCTAttgacacgatttttttttatttactgcTACTATTAATGTCAAGAATCAATTATGTCACACCAATTTTTTACTTACCAATTATCTTTTGTGTTAATTCTTTATAGTTTTAGGTAGGTATAAAGTTGGGAAAGTGAAATTGGAATTAACAATATGTCGCATTCTACCCATAAGCCAACAAATCCCAATACAAAATCAACATAACGACTTAAGGATAAGAAAAATTCAGGCTTcgaatataatttgaaaaaacagttttcaaccataaatattctattttgagaTAGTTGCCTTTTTAGGTTAGAATTACTGgagcttttttatattttatagctCATTTTCAATCTGCTTTTTTAGCAATAATATTActatagaagatgttttgaggAAGAAGTTGTccaatgacattttttttaatgcttAAGTCTGGTAAATCAGATGATCGTTCTCTCTTTATCCTTCTGGTAGTGGTTCGTTTAAGCTATTGACGTGTTCATTTTGATGACCGGGTAACTTTCAGTAATAGCTTGTACGTAGAGAGTGTATTTCCTTTTCCACtgtgtattttcaaatttgtttgatCTTGATATTAATTTTGAGTCCTGATATGAACCTAATTCTTGATTTCGTTTTTTGGGGAGACGGAATTATTACACATTGTAATACGGGgacattcaataatttttgttgggGAGGCTATGTAGATTCAAGTTGACTTTTATTCGTTGGTAAACCATTTTTCCAAGATGTTGAGATGTTATGGAAAACTTAAAGCATAAAAGTCCTACGGAAGGATTTGTTTGTCATGTCAAGTTAATAATAGTTTATTGATTGAGACTAGTGAATTTATCTTTATTACAAAACtcccaaacaaaaaatatcaaccaacaaatcaataaaaaaccaGGATTCGAATTCGGCGGATACTTAATATTTTGTGCAAACCTTTAATGCAATAGATTGTAATTTCTATGTTTTAGCTACTCAAGGATCTCATTCATATGTATCAACAACGAGAGGATGCGAAAATCGGGATATATGCAATATCATCAATGAAAATAAACCCAGCACATCCAAATCAGTTTCTGTTCTATGTGAAACCTGTAATACAACTCTTTGTAACAGAGCTTTCATTAAATCCTCATATCTTATAATTATAGTATTATGCATAAGCTTGGCTAGTATATAATAAGGATACAAATCACTTAATCACTTTCGCTATTTgtttaaattgacaaaaaataaaaataattgtactttagaatatataaaaataaagttatattaCCTTCAATCACCGTATCTTCcccttttcttttaaatattacaGCTAGCtcaagaaattatcaaagtcgGTAGAGTAGGGGTGGGTAAATATAAAGTGGTAAGTACTTTATGAACTACGTTTCTATAGTACTtctaaatagtaaaaatatcagGAAACTATGATATATTTTACACATTGATATACCCCAAGTGGTACCAGTTGGTATCCAGCTGTCAGTTTAAGTATAATAACATACGGGGTGTCAGGTGCCAAAGTTAGGATTTAAAatctatataacaaaaaaacttcaaaaaatgtGCATTTCTAGTTTTAATCAATATGAGGTACACAAATGcaggttttattttttaaaaattacacaTCCAAATTTTAGCCGTTATATCGGACACAATCTTGGAACCTGGCTTCGATATTTGTCGTCGAGATGCCATTGACTTCGCgatattttctttcagttcAGGAATTGTCGCCGGGCTTGATTCGTACTTTACTTTTGAGATACCCTCTTAGAAAAAAGTCTATAGGGGTAAGATCCGGGGACTAAGGAATGTCAAAACAGCTTATCAATTTGCTAGGCAAGAAATCACGAAGCAATGTTATGGTGTCCCTAGCAGTGTGTTTAATTTATTACTATAGAATTTATAGCTTGTTGGTCATTACTACCCGGTTAGCAGTATATATGGAGTTGTTTGTAATACTTGGAGAAAAGTTATTTAAGTATAACCATAGAATGAATTTAAGGAATGTAACAGTTGAATTAAGGCCTAAAACAACgatatatttcacattttattaatactttattTATGGGTAATAGAAACTTTCCGATGATTTTATGTGGCTTTATTGGTATATTAGTCACTTAAATTTCTAAAACCTCTTATTAGAGTTTATTTCCAAAGAttctgaatataatttaaaagtaaataatagtTCGTAAAACAAAAagctttcaatttattaattaaatccTACGTAGTTCACTAGAAAATGTTATGAGCTtcagtcaaattttttaataaatcggATCAAAATTGGCTAAATAATTGTGGTGGTAgtgtaaaaaaagttatttcgaGAAAATCGCGAGTCATATGGagacataattataaaataatattattgtaatTGCTTACAGGACAGTTCCCACATTATATGCTTTCAGGTGTTtgagaacattttttatattatcagcAGACATGTGTAGACATCCTGTTAAcacaataattatatattatatcattttaCTTTATTCAGTATTCttgtttcctttttatttgttaaacaaTTCTAGAATAAAAAACAGTCTCTGTTCTAATCACCAACTGTTCAGAATCATtaagattgaaaaattttttttaaaaaagtaactttttactttttgaaatttaactcGCATTTAAAGTTTGAACACGGGACTAAAAGCGTGATTCAACGGTCAAACTGACGCTACACTAAAACACTAACACGAATACAGTTCACAATCTCACTAGTGCCACCCATAGGTAGCCATGTGTACTATTTACTAGTCGCTAATGGATATCTGACGCGGCTAAGCGTCTGATGCTCATAGCtcagagaaaatttttttttcgaatactcATTTCAGGACGTCATTTTCACATACCCTACCATTTTAgctaaaaaaaaagataatgacattttgaaatttttactgTGGTGTTACCCCTTAAATAAAATGTGATGAAGAAAagtaacatattttttcatatgagcaatcaattttcaaattgatttcaatcaaaatttcaaataattttttacccTAGTCGAGTCCACTATGAACTAACGTTTATGAAAATCTGGTTAAGTGGTAATAGTACGGCAGCTAAGGGGAGGATCTCGTAGGCATTCATACTCCCCTCAGTTTTAGAgcgttttctaattttttttgacgAGGAGAATCGATTTTTCGAGGGTGCCGAGCCCAGATCTGGTTgagtaatttattttaaacaattgtttataaaactataaCTCTTAAACAAAtagatatatgaaaaaattagaaataaaaaagaattgttttaaaacatCTTATTTTAAACGTTAAACGATTAAGCTACAAAATGAGATGTGGTGGTCCttttaaatattatctattAAAAAGTTACTGAAGTTTgaatgtacaaattttcattaaaaaagcACCGTagtttgtatatataaatatatatatatatatatatatatatatatatatatatatatatatatatatatatatataaagtatataaatctaaaaaaaaacgagaTGCACCTTATAGTAGCTTAAAGTGCTAATCAATACGAATATTTTGACCACTTCCAATTATGTTTTCGATCCCGAGTTGTAAGGTTATGCAGGTTTTAAACTGCGCGACCAGAGCCTAAAGTGCATGTTCACGTTTACTTTTTTATGGTCTCAAAAATATAGTAGAAGTAAAAATCatgttgtaaataaaaatatatcattatttttctaaaataatactGTCAAGAATAATTCCGATACAACacactattaaaaattattagtttgttttatgaattaaaaaataaatatttataaggtgcaatagaaaaatgaaataataaatatattataatattaatatatgtaTTTTGGAGAACatgaaaaattcatgtttttcattCATGACTTCAATTAAGTTACTGTAAAGAAGAAATCGGGGGCTCGGCGCGGTTTAAAACCTACATAAGTTTAAAACCAAGGATCAAAAACCTAATTGGAAGTGGTCAAAATATTCTAATTGATTAGCACTTTAAGCTACTACAAGGTGCATctcgttttttaatatttatataacctCTAAAcacttataaacaaatttcggtgcttttctttatgaaaatttgtacattcAAACTTCTGTAACTTTCTACGTCATGTAGGAACCAAGTAATGACCAATAAAGtgggaaaaaatattcatttttgcaAAAACTATACAGGCCTtttttgtagatctttttaaaacaaaccttttttatttgtagcttttttcatctcttttttttcaaaagatataGCTTTATAAACGATTAAATTGCTTATAAGAAATTACTCGACCAGATTTGGGCTCGGTATTCTTGAAAAATCTATTCTACGCACAAAGGAAAATGCTCTAAAGCTCAGGGGAGTATGTAACGGCTACGGGACCTCCCTAGGTGCCGAAGTATAAAGGTTAGTTCACTAGTGAAGTTATATCAACATTTTACTTTCATTGCGCTCTGTAGCTAACATTTATTATCAGGAAATGTTAGTGGATGCTCAAAATAGCAAATACAAAAGACCCGATATCATTGTATACAATACAAATTCTTCATTCTTATTTGATGTGAATGAAGACTTTACTCCACAAATTatgacttttttcaatttaaaagg encodes:
- the LOC130453084 gene encoding uncharacterized protein LOC130453084, with the protein product MTRCVYILLIFVLTFSCDFVYTLQCYTCMEKLRGNCYYGYTENMKTLNCSESTVCVTYQSETTQGSHSYVSTTRGCENRDICNIINENKPSTSKSVSVLCETCNTTLCNRAFIKSSYLIIIVLCISLASI